Proteins encoded by one window of Bacillus sp. DTU_2020_1000418_1_SI_GHA_SEK_038:
- the speG gene encoding spermidine N1-acetyltransferase, giving the protein MSDGVRLRPLERVDLGFVHKLNINANVMSYWFEEPYEAFVELQDLYDKHIHDQGERRFIVEKSGEMVGLVELVEIDYIHRRAEFQIIIDPNHQGHGYAKAATQRAMDYAFSVLNLYKLYLIVDKNNEKAIHIYKKLGFHFEGELIDEFFVDGEYHNAIRMCMFQHQYLGSNSMDA; this is encoded by the coding sequence ATGAGTGATGGGGTTAGATTAAGGCCGCTGGAGAGAGTGGATTTAGGATTTGTCCATAAATTAAATATCAATGCCAACGTGATGTCCTATTGGTTTGAAGAACCATATGAGGCTTTCGTTGAACTGCAGGATCTGTATGATAAACATATTCACGATCAAGGTGAACGGCGATTTATTGTGGAAAAAAGCGGGGAGATGGTCGGTCTTGTAGAATTAGTAGAAATTGATTATATCCACCGGAGAGCAGAGTTCCAAATCATTATTGATCCCAATCATCAGGGGCACGGTTATGCAAAGGCAGCAACCCAACGTGCAATGGATTATGCTTTTTCGGTATTAAACCTTTATAAACTCTATTTAATTGTAGATAAAAATAATGAAAAAGCGATTCATATTTATAAAAAACTGGGATTTCATTTTGAAGGAGAATTGATTGACGAGTTTTTTGTGGATGGCGAGTATCATAATGCTATTAGAATGTGTATGTTTCAGCATCAGTACTTGGGGAGCAATTCAATGGATGCCTAA
- a CDS encoding AraC family transcriptional regulator, producing the protein MEIQQLELLQRTIDYIDEHIKEDINAEELAKIAGYSPFHFYRIFRNVLGYTVMDYVVKRKLQHALFELASGKKVLQIALDYGFDTHAGFTKAFKKCFGSPPSLYRLHCPILPPHKLNLKDLFEKNLGGIVLQPKIITRQSFWVAGKRFESYVPNVIYTRDAPAFWDQDGLNDGSVERALYETLSPKKHGEYCINLTNDIHQDYFTYLFAVELDHQAELPSGFMKFKVPESVYAIFKTPLVEKEQFASAIKGTWRYILEDWLPSSSYEVDEKGYDYEYYDEHCHYWDYERIYMEIHLPIKEKSRG; encoded by the coding sequence ATGGAGATTCAGCAGTTAGAATTATTGCAGAGAACGATTGATTATATTGATGAACACATAAAAGAGGATATAAATGCTGAGGAATTAGCTAAAATAGCGGGATATTCGCCGTTTCATTTTTATCGTATTTTTCGCAATGTTCTTGGCTATACGGTGATGGATTATGTTGTAAAAAGAAAGCTGCAACATGCCTTATTTGAATTAGCCAGCGGTAAAAAGGTCCTTCAAATTGCTCTAGATTATGGATTTGATACACATGCAGGATTTACAAAAGCCTTTAAAAAATGCTTTGGAAGTCCACCCAGTTTATATAGGCTTCATTGTCCTATTTTACCTCCTCATAAATTAAATTTAAAAGACTTGTTTGAAAAGAACCTTGGCGGAATTGTTTTACAGCCTAAGATTATTACAAGACAGTCGTTCTGGGTTGCCGGAAAAAGGTTTGAAAGTTATGTTCCAAATGTTATTTACACAAGGGATGCCCCAGCCTTTTGGGATCAGGATGGCTTAAATGATGGTTCCGTTGAAAGAGCCTTATATGAAACATTGTCACCAAAAAAGCATGGAGAGTATTGTATAAATTTAACTAACGATATCCATCAAGATTATTTTACGTATTTATTTGCGGTTGAGTTAGATCATCAGGCAGAACTCCCAAGTGGATTTATGAAATTTAAAGTTCCCGAGTCTGTTTATGCCATTTTTAAAACGCCTCTTGTTGAAAAAGAACAATTCGCTTCAGCCATTAAAGGAACTTGGCGATATATTTTAGAAGATTGGCTTCCATCCTCTTCATATGAAGTGGATGAAAAGGGCTATGACTATGAATACTATGATGAACATTGCCATTATTGGGATTACGAGCGAATCTATATGGAAATCCATTTGCCGATAAAAGAAAAATCCAGGGGATAA
- a CDS encoding MFS transporter encodes MKLFSTKNPYQVYINTCFLAQFFFTFIFTMNLLYQVQIVKLTPIELVLVGTVLELTVFLFEIPTGVISDLKSRKLSIVMGYCLIGAGFLVEGLFPFFTAVMISQVIWGIGYTLTSGSQQAWIADEIGEERASSAFITGAKAGNLGQMIAIPLSIFTGYFMINLPIVIGGLCMIGLSIYLILFMKEENFQPLDKVNRTSTWANMKGNMKKIIVYSRANYLMRLLFLIALFVGFYSEGFDRLWISHFFEASNLTALSDQSLVILVGGVQFVVVLLSFTVLHYLNRSYIHEQLKLIYVSLFIGSCLILSSLIGFAFSTSIIGLIVFYILIQVTRQAMYPLEDIWLNKLIPDSSTRATFFSVKGQVDAIGQIGGGPVIGFIASGFTIKAAIVASALLLTPVLFL; translated from the coding sequence ATGAAATTATTCAGCACAAAAAATCCATATCAGGTATATATCAACACATGTTTCTTAGCACAATTTTTCTTTACTTTTATTTTTACAATGAACTTGCTTTATCAAGTGCAAATCGTTAAGCTCACTCCAATTGAGTTAGTTTTAGTGGGAACTGTATTGGAGCTAACTGTTTTCCTTTTTGAAATTCCGACTGGGGTCATTTCGGATTTAAAAAGCCGAAAGCTTTCCATTGTTATGGGGTACTGTTTAATTGGAGCAGGATTTCTAGTGGAGGGGTTATTTCCTTTTTTTACAGCTGTTATGATTTCTCAAGTCATTTGGGGAATTGGTTACACCCTTACAAGTGGTTCACAGCAGGCATGGATTGCAGATGAAATAGGGGAAGAACGTGCTTCTTCTGCATTTATAACAGGTGCAAAGGCTGGCAATCTTGGGCAGATGATTGCGATTCCTTTAAGCATTTTTACTGGTTATTTTATGATTAATCTTCCTATTGTAATTGGCGGTCTATGCATGATTGGACTTAGTATTTATTTAATCCTATTTATGAAAGAAGAAAACTTTCAGCCATTAGATAAAGTGAATCGAACATCAACATGGGCAAACATGAAAGGAAATATGAAGAAAATTATTGTTTATTCAAGAGCTAACTATTTGATGAGATTGCTCTTCCTTATTGCTTTGTTTGTCGGATTTTACAGCGAAGGATTTGACAGGCTATGGATTTCTCATTTCTTTGAAGCATCCAATCTAACAGCATTATCTGATCAAAGCTTAGTGATTTTAGTAGGCGGAGTCCAATTTGTAGTTGTTCTACTATCATTTACAGTACTTCATTATTTAAATCGCAGCTATATTCATGAGCAGTTGAAACTCATCTATGTATCCCTCTTTATTGGCAGCTGCCTTATTTTAAGTTCATTAATCGGCTTTGCATTTTCAACTAGCATCATAGGTTTGATTGTTTTTTATATTCTTATTCAAGTGACAAGACAAGCTATGTATCCTTTGGAAGATATTTGGCTAAATAAGCTGATCCCCGATTCATCAACCCGGGCAACATTCTTTTCAGTTAAAGGCCAAGTAGATGCAATTGGACAAATCGGCGGAGGTCCTGTCATTGGATTTATTGCTTCAGGCTTTACGATTAAAGCAGCCATTGTGGCTAGTGCTCTTTTATTAACACCTGTCCTTTTTTTATAG
- the psiE gene encoding phosphate-starvation-inducible protein PsiE: MIINKRNVPKIILTVIPKILQIFLNASLVILATILSFLLIKELIIFFQLIIENDSNDYKLFLANILIFFLYFEFISMIVKYFKENYHFPLRYFIYIGITAMLRLIIVDHENPLHTLIYSLVILVLIIGYYMMHITPRTK; this comes from the coding sequence ATGATCATTAATAAAAGAAATGTTCCAAAAATAATATTGACTGTTATTCCAAAAATATTGCAAATCTTTTTGAATGCTTCACTTGTCATTTTGGCAACTATTTTATCTTTTTTATTAATAAAAGAGTTAATCATTTTTTTTCAACTGATAATAGAAAATGACAGTAATGATTACAAGCTTTTCTTAGCTAATATTTTAATTTTCTTTCTGTATTTTGAATTTATTTCGATGATTGTTAAGTATTTCAAAGAAAATTATCATTTTCCCCTTCGATACTTTATCTATATTGGCATTACCGCAATGCTGAGACTGATTATTGTGGACCACGAAAACCCGCTTCATACACTTATTTATTCACTAGTTATTTTGGTTCTTATTATTGGATATTACATGATGCATATTACTCCAAGGACAAAATAG
- the argH gene encoding argininosuccinate lyase encodes MKLWGGRFTKREDEIMEKFNTSLPVDHRLYFEDITGSIAHVSMLVKCDLLTSSEGNLLISGLESILKDIESGLLKVEGDYEDIHSFVEMNLTQRIGETGKKLHTARSRNDQVAVDMRLYAKNKAKEVMTVLQQLIDSLNEKAASNNVIMPGYTHLQRAQVVTFSHHLGAYVQMFSRDKKRIENAIEILDENPLGCGALAGTTHNINRQITTDLLGFSKPVDNFLDGVSDRDYLLELMSSFSITMMHLSRLSEELILWSSQEFKFIEMDDAYSTGSSIMPQKKNPDAAELIRGKTGRVYGSLFSLLTTLKGLPLTYNKDMQEDKEQFFDSLDTVMDCLEIMAKMIDTLHVKEENMKAAIKAGFLNATEVADYLVSKGTAFRDAHEIVGKIIIYCEEQKKAIEDLTIEELAKFSGSISDDIYEYIDYENILEKGNKKLIKQITK; translated from the coding sequence GTGAAACTATGGGGTGGACGATTCACGAAACGAGAAGATGAAATCATGGAGAAATTCAATACTTCTCTGCCTGTAGACCATCGACTATATTTTGAAGATATAACTGGAAGCATTGCACATGTATCGATGCTAGTGAAATGTGATTTACTGACTTCGTCTGAGGGAAATCTGCTGATCAGCGGGCTTGAATCAATTTTAAAAGATATCGAATCAGGTTTGTTAAAAGTAGAAGGCGATTATGAAGATATCCACTCATTTGTGGAAATGAATTTGACACAAAGAATTGGTGAAACCGGGAAGAAGCTTCATACAGCTAGAAGCCGGAATGACCAAGTCGCTGTTGACATGAGACTTTACGCAAAAAACAAAGCTAAGGAAGTCATGACTGTGCTGCAACAGCTTATTGATTCATTAAATGAGAAAGCTGCGAGCAATAATGTCATTATGCCTGGATATACCCATTTGCAGCGAGCACAGGTTGTTACTTTCAGTCACCATCTAGGTGCATACGTGCAAATGTTTAGCCGTGATAAAAAGAGAATCGAAAATGCCATCGAAATTTTAGATGAAAACCCGCTTGGCTGTGGGGCATTAGCTGGTACGACACATAATATCAACCGTCAAATCACGACTGATCTATTAGGTTTTTCAAAACCAGTAGACAACTTCTTAGATGGTGTGAGTGATCGTGATTATTTGCTTGAGCTTATGTCCAGCTTTTCCATTACGATGATGCACTTGAGCCGTTTAAGTGAAGAACTGATTCTTTGGAGCAGCCAAGAATTCAAATTTATCGAAATGGACGATGCGTACTCTACCGGCAGCAGTATCATGCCGCAAAAGAAAAATCCCGATGCGGCTGAATTAATTAGAGGAAAAACAGGCAGAGTATATGGCTCTCTTTTCTCATTATTAACGACGCTGAAGGGCTTGCCGCTCACTTATAACAAAGATATGCAAGAAGATAAAGAACAGTTTTTCGATTCTCTTGACACTGTGATGGATTGCCTTGAAATCATGGCAAAAATGATTGATACCCTTCATGTTAAGGAAGAAAACATGAAAGCGGCCATTAAAGCTGGGTTCCTCAACGCTACTGAAGTCGCCGATTATTTAGTAAGCAAAGGAACAGCATTTAGGGATGCCCATGAAATCGTAGGCAAAATTATTATCTATTGCGAAGAGCAAAAGAAAGCCATTGAAGATTTAACGATTGAAGAGCTAGCGAAGTTTAGTGGCAGTATTTCAGATGATATTTACGAATATATCGATTATGAAAACATATTGGAAAAAGGAAACAAAAAGCTTATTAAGCAAATAACGAAATAA
- a CDS encoding Na+/H+ antiporter NhaC family protein, with the protein MEHFGWVSLIPPILAVILAIITKNVIVSLFSGAYIGVLIIIGGNPLKATMETIGNYYFPIVADGYNAAILVLLFFIGGFVALMEKSGGGAALASNVTKFINTRAKTQISAWFGGIIIFFSDLGTPLIVGPVFDKIFDKAKISREKLAWIIDSTSSPVAVLIPFIGWGVYIMGLIKTEFDALNITTSEFSTLIQVIPFQFYAILAVSMVPLVALTKLDFGPMAKAERRVQQTGQLYWPESKPLRRSEKFEEAAQGGRAILIWLPLLVLFITLFGLLISYGFPFKPVPGSDFRVSLSAAYLFAAVTIVVLMLIYKVKKFGEIFDIYTAGMQKMGYVAITLVLAWSLGKVIKEMGTATFIVEIMKGNVPSFIIPAILFLVGVVISLASGTSWGTFAIMLPIAIPMAIGLDAHLLVCIGAVLSGGIFGDHCSPISDTTILSSTGAGADHIDHVKTQIPYAILNASIALIGFIVAGITGSAYTLILTLGLLIVAVFILSKIQTGKNRREVEV; encoded by the coding sequence ATGGAGCATTTTGGCTGGGTGTCTTTGATACCACCTATTCTTGCAGTTATTCTTGCTATCATTACAAAAAATGTAATCGTGTCCCTCTTCTCCGGGGCTTATATCGGAGTACTTATTATAATAGGAGGAAACCCATTAAAAGCAACTATGGAAACGATCGGAAATTACTATTTTCCAATCGTAGCTGATGGGTACAATGCCGCTATATTAGTTTTACTATTCTTCATTGGCGGATTTGTGGCGTTAATGGAGAAATCAGGCGGAGGAGCTGCACTCGCCTCAAACGTGACAAAATTCATTAACACGAGAGCAAAAACACAAATATCCGCATGGTTCGGCGGAATTATCATTTTCTTCTCCGATTTAGGTACACCTCTAATCGTAGGACCTGTGTTTGATAAGATTTTCGATAAAGCGAAAATCTCACGAGAAAAGCTCGCCTGGATCATTGATTCTACCTCATCCCCAGTTGCTGTATTAATCCCTTTCATCGGATGGGGTGTTTACATCATGGGATTAATAAAAACAGAATTTGATGCGTTAAACATTACAACATCTGAGTTTAGTACGCTTATTCAAGTTATTCCATTTCAGTTTTATGCGATATTAGCTGTTTCCATGGTCCCACTTGTTGCGCTAACTAAATTAGATTTTGGTCCGATGGCAAAAGCTGAAAGAAGGGTCCAACAAACTGGACAACTGTATTGGCCAGAGTCTAAGCCGCTTAGAAGATCTGAGAAATTCGAAGAAGCTGCTCAAGGTGGACGAGCGATCTTAATTTGGCTGCCATTATTAGTATTATTCATTACTTTATTTGGATTATTAATTTCATATGGCTTCCCTTTCAAACCAGTACCGGGCAGCGATTTCCGAGTATCTCTAAGTGCGGCATATTTATTCGCTGCAGTGACGATTGTCGTACTGATGCTTATTTATAAAGTGAAGAAATTCGGTGAAATTTTTGATATTTATACAGCAGGCATGCAGAAAATGGGATATGTTGCTATCACACTTGTTCTTGCATGGTCACTTGGTAAAGTGATTAAAGAAATGGGTACAGCTACTTTCATTGTTGAAATCATGAAAGGAAATGTTCCGTCATTCATTATCCCTGCTATTTTATTCCTCGTAGGGGTTGTCATTTCCCTTGCATCTGGAACATCTTGGGGAACATTCGCGATTATGCTTCCAATTGCGATTCCAATGGCAATCGGACTTGATGCACATTTATTAGTTTGTATTGGAGCTGTCCTATCTGGAGGAATCTTTGGGGATCACTGTTCTCCAATTTCTGATACGACTATCCTTTCGTCCACTGGGGCTGGGGCAGATCACATCGATCACGTGAAAACGCAAATTCCTTATGCAATCTTAAATGCATCAATTGCGCTCATTGGATTTATTGTGGCTGGAATTACGGGAAGTGCCTATACGTTAATCTTGACGTTAGGATTGCTCATTGTAGCTGTCTTTATATTATCGAAAATACAAACAGGAAAGAATAGAAGAGAGGTTGAGGTATAA
- the putP gene encoding sodium/proline symporter PutP — protein MSDTGLQLVSIGIYMAAMLLIGWYSYRKTSDLTDYMLGGRSLGPAVTALSAGAADMSGWLLMGLPGGIYVSGLADAWIAIGLTIGAYLNWLLVAPRLRTYTQVANDSITIPGYLENRFKDTTKLLRIVSGIVILIFFTFYVSSGMVAGAVFFKSSFGTGYHTGLLIVSGVVVAYTLFGGFLAVSYTDFIQGLMMLVALLLVPILALSQTGGLGETFATVREIDPTLLDFFKGTTTIGIISAMAWGLGYFGQPHIIVRFMAITSVKETKSARRIGIGWMIFSLLGTIFTALIGLAFFYKNPQYTLDNPEAIFLTLGQIVFHPLFAGFLLAAVLAAIMSTISSQLIVTSSALTEDLYKVLLRKDGTDKEYVFFGRMAVLAVAVIAAVLAWEQNDTILGLVAYAWAGFGAAFGPTIILSLYWKKMTNWGAIVGMIAGALTVIIWKNAGLGDTLYEIVPGFIINLILTYVVSLITYKRNEVIEKEFDESVRLLTSE, from the coding sequence ATGTCAGATACAGGTCTTCAGCTTGTTTCCATCGGTATTTATATGGCAGCTATGCTCTTAATTGGCTGGTATTCATATCGAAAAACAAGTGATCTAACTGATTATATGCTTGGCGGTCGTTCTCTTGGTCCTGCAGTTACAGCTCTTAGTGCTGGAGCAGCAGATATGAGTGGTTGGCTTTTAATGGGATTGCCTGGCGGAATTTATGTAAGCGGTTTAGCAGATGCTTGGATTGCTATTGGATTAACCATTGGCGCCTATTTGAACTGGCTGCTTGTCGCACCTAGACTACGAACTTATACACAGGTAGCAAATGATTCCATTACTATTCCAGGCTATCTTGAAAATCGTTTTAAAGACACAACGAAATTATTAAGAATTGTTTCCGGAATTGTTATTCTTATTTTCTTTACATTCTATGTGTCTTCAGGAATGGTAGCAGGAGCAGTATTTTTCAAAAGCTCGTTTGGCACTGGATACCATACAGGTCTTTTAATTGTTTCAGGAGTAGTTGTTGCCTATACGTTATTTGGCGGCTTCCTGGCAGTAAGCTACACTGACTTTATTCAGGGGCTAATGATGTTAGTTGCATTACTGCTTGTCCCAATTTTGGCCTTATCACAAACAGGCGGATTGGGTGAAACTTTCGCTACTGTTAGAGAAATTGATCCGACATTACTTGATTTCTTTAAAGGTACAACAACGATTGGAATCATCTCCGCGATGGCATGGGGATTAGGCTATTTTGGTCAGCCTCATATTATCGTTCGCTTTATGGCAATTACATCAGTTAAAGAAACAAAAAGTGCTCGCCGCATCGGTATCGGCTGGATGATTTTCTCTTTATTAGGAACTATCTTCACAGCTTTAATTGGGCTTGCATTTTTCTATAAGAATCCACAATATACGTTAGACAATCCTGAAGCTATTTTCCTAACTTTAGGTCAAATTGTCTTCCATCCTCTTTTTGCAGGATTCTTATTAGCTGCTGTTCTAGCAGCCATCATGAGCACGATTTCGTCTCAATTAATTGTAACATCAAGTGCGTTAACTGAAGATTTATATAAAGTATTATTAAGAAAAGATGGTACTGATAAAGAATATGTCTTCTTTGGCCGTATGGCAGTTTTAGCTGTGGCAGTTATTGCTGCAGTACTTGCTTGGGAACAAAATGATACGATTTTAGGTCTAGTTGCTTATGCATGGGCTGGCTTCGGAGCAGCATTCGGTCCAACTATTATTTTAAGCTTATACTGGAAGAAGATGACGAACTGGGGAGCGATTGTTGGTATGATCGCTGGTGCTTTAACGGTTATCATTTGGAAAAATGCCGGCCTTGGAGATACCCTCTACGAAATCGTACCAGGCTTTATCATCAACTTAATCCTTACCTATGTTGTCAGCTTAATAACATATAAACGCAACGAGGTTATTGAGAAAGAGTTTGATGAAAGCGTTAGGTTACTAACGAGTGAATGA
- a CDS encoding class I SAM-dependent rRNA methyltransferase: MKNEISLKVKSVYVRNFQTGYPLITEDAFVKMPVDIEEGTIINLLDEKNRYLATGYFGKQNKGRGWILSRNQQELIDQDFFETKLKKALDNRKVFFDDKDTTAFRVFNGEGDGIGGMTIDYFAGYYLATWYSEGIYQFKNDILQALFKVADVKGVYEKKRFDVKGTYIEDDDFVAGERAVFPLIVKENGINFAVYLNDGAMVGVFLDQRNVRKAIRDKYAKGKTVLNTFSYTGAFSVAAALGGAAKTTSVDLANRSKSKTIEQFSVNNIDYEAHEIIVEDVFNYFKYAVRKQLKFQMVILDPPSFARSKKHTFSAGKDYPALLEQAIQLTDSNGIIVASTNCSTFDMKKFKGFIEKAFKQTGSKYTILDEFSLPEDFKTIKEFKEGNYLKVAIIRKLT, from the coding sequence ATGAAAAACGAAATATCTTTAAAAGTGAAATCTGTATATGTAAGGAATTTCCAAACTGGTTATCCTCTAATTACTGAGGATGCATTTGTCAAAATGCCAGTTGATATTGAAGAAGGAACGATTATTAACTTGTTGGATGAGAAAAATCGGTATTTGGCTACAGGTTATTTTGGCAAGCAAAATAAGGGCAGGGGCTGGATATTAAGCAGAAATCAGCAGGAATTAATTGATCAGGACTTTTTTGAAACGAAGCTAAAAAAAGCATTAGATAACAGAAAAGTTTTTTTTGATGACAAGGATACAACCGCCTTTCGTGTTTTCAATGGCGAAGGTGATGGAATTGGCGGAATGACGATTGACTATTTTGCTGGTTACTATTTAGCTACTTGGTATAGTGAAGGGATCTATCAGTTTAAAAATGATATTTTACAAGCTTTATTCAAGGTAGCAGATGTGAAAGGGGTTTACGAAAAGAAGCGGTTTGACGTGAAGGGAACTTATATAGAGGATGATGATTTTGTTGCAGGGGAGCGCGCTGTCTTTCCTCTCATTGTAAAAGAAAATGGCATCAACTTCGCGGTCTATCTGAATGATGGGGCCATGGTGGGTGTTTTCTTGGACCAAAGGAATGTCCGCAAGGCAATACGTGATAAGTATGCTAAAGGCAAAACGGTATTAAATACTTTTTCCTATACAGGAGCATTTTCTGTAGCAGCTGCTTTAGGCGGGGCCGCGAAAACAACAAGTGTGGACCTTGCCAACCGCAGTAAGAGCAAGACGATTGAGCAGTTCAGTGTGAACAATATTGATTATGAAGCGCATGAAATAATTGTGGAGGATGTATTTAATTATTTTAAATATGCTGTTCGAAAGCAATTAAAATTTCAAATGGTCATTCTTGATCCTCCAAGCTTTGCACGTTCTAAGAAACATACCTTTAGTGCAGGGAAGGATTATCCGGCTTTACTCGAGCAAGCAATTCAACTAACTGATAGCAACGGAATTATCGTTGCCTCAACGAATTGCAGTACGTTTGATATGAAAAAATTCAAGGGGTTTATTGAAAAGGCATTTAAGCAAACAGGAAGTAAATATACGATTCTTGATGAATTTAGTCTTCCTGAGGATTTTAAGACGATAAAGGAATTTAAAGAAGGCAATTATCTTAAAGTGGCGATTATCAGAAAGTTGACTTAA